The following proteins come from a genomic window of Brevibacillus antibioticus:
- a CDS encoding GNAT family N-acetyltransferase produces MLFQSERVYLRKMTGEDVDVYHTWRNDVEVMWTTNPSMDVFTWDDTNGFVNQVILQGSSSKSYMIVDSQTNRPIGITSLIQIDLKNRNAECIIDIGEKEYWGKGYGREALKLLLDYAFLEMNLHRVSLRVFSFNEKAIRLYERLGFKQEGISRQFLFREGKWHDIVHMGILQQEYIS; encoded by the coding sequence ATGTTGTTTCAATCAGAGAGAGTTTATCTGAGAAAAATGACGGGGGAGGACGTGGATGTCTACCACACGTGGAGAAATGACGTGGAAGTCATGTGGACAACGAATCCGTCTATGGACGTCTTTACCTGGGACGATACGAACGGGTTTGTGAATCAGGTCATCCTGCAAGGAAGCTCCTCGAAGAGCTACATGATCGTAGACAGCCAAACCAATCGACCGATCGGGATTACCTCCCTCATTCAAATCGACCTGAAAAACCGCAATGCGGAATGCATCATCGATATTGGGGAGAAGGAGTATTGGGGAAAGGGGTATGGACGAGAAGCGCTGAAGCTGCTGCTGGATTATGCATTCTTGGAAATGAATCTGCATCGTGTATCGCTTCGGGTCTTTTCCTTTAACGAAAAGGCGATCAGGTTGTATGAGAGGCTCGGATTTAAGCAGGAGGGGATCTCGCGGCAGTTTTTGTTTCGAGAGGGAAAATGGCATGATATCGTCCACATGGGGATTTTGCAACAGGAATATATCTCGTAA
- a CDS encoding RNA polymerase sigma factor — protein MQDDREVIAEVLQGNKEAYALIVNKYKGKIASILQRTLHHSHDAEDMVQEVFIKAYYSLPDYKPNCSFSAWLYRIAINRGIDELRKRKRMPSVTEMDVEVRDECPIPEEDYLEKEQRHALRQQMMALDKNHRTILALHYLQHLSYREIGNKLSLSVDTVRMRLSYARKKLRDQLSKPEKKGGTPL, from the coding sequence ATGCAGGACGATCGAGAGGTCATTGCGGAGGTTCTTCAAGGAAATAAAGAGGCTTATGCTCTGATCGTCAATAAATACAAGGGAAAAATCGCTTCGATTCTCCAGCGCACGCTCCATCATTCTCATGATGCCGAAGACATGGTGCAGGAGGTTTTTATCAAGGCGTACTACAGTCTGCCAGATTATAAACCCAATTGCTCCTTTTCTGCCTGGCTGTATCGAATTGCGATCAATCGCGGGATTGACGAGCTGCGAAAAAGAAAGCGGATGCCTTCCGTAACGGAGATGGATGTCGAGGTCAGAGACGAATGTCCGATCCCGGAGGAAGATTATCTGGAAAAAGAACAGCGTCATGCTTTGCGCCAGCAGATGATGGCACTGGACAAGAACCACAGGACGATTCTCGCTTTGCATTATCTCCAGCATTTAAGCTACCGAGAGATCGGCAACAAACTATCTTTGTCCGTAGATACCGTGAGAATGCGCCTTTCCTATGCCAGGAAAAAGCTGCGAGACCAGCTAAGCAAGCCGGAGAAAAAAGGGGGTACCCCGCTTTGA
- a CDS encoding metallophosphoesterase family protein: MTLSQNNHSIAVISDIHSNAYALEAVLNDIDSRGVETIVNLGDTLFGPLDPIKTAELLMERAGIIHIMGNCDRYLLEEQMESITFQYVKPLLTQEMLSWIGSFQKQWAQDDLLFCHGTPFADDVYLLENVAPYGIEDKSANALMIELTSIQQKVIFCGHSHVPKSVWLPDGKLVVNPGSVGLPAYFEEAPYPHSMESKTPHAKYVTVKPQGGSWLVEHVLVPYDFEKAARRAEENGRRDYAHAIRTGRAEL, from the coding sequence ATGACCTTGAGCCAAAACAACCATTCCATCGCGGTGATCTCCGACATACACAGCAACGCCTATGCATTAGAAGCTGTTCTGAACGACATAGATTCCCGCGGAGTGGAGACCATTGTGAATTTGGGCGATACCTTATTCGGACCGCTTGATCCGATCAAAACGGCAGAGCTCTTGATGGAGCGAGCTGGAATCATCCACATCATGGGTAATTGTGACAGATATTTACTGGAAGAGCAAATGGAGTCCATCACTTTCCAATACGTGAAACCACTGCTTACACAAGAAATGCTCAGCTGGATCGGGTCATTTCAAAAGCAATGGGCACAGGATGATCTCTTATTTTGCCACGGGACGCCTTTTGCCGATGATGTCTATTTATTGGAGAATGTCGCTCCATATGGGATAGAAGACAAAAGTGCGAATGCGCTAATGATTGAGCTGACAAGTATCCAGCAGAAAGTCATTTTTTGCGGACACTCTCATGTGCCCAAATCCGTATGGCTCCCAGATGGCAAGCTCGTAGTAAATCCGGGGAGTGTCGGGTTGCCAGCGTATTTTGAAGAAGCGCCGTACCCGCATTCGATGGAATCGAAAACCCCGCATGCCAAGTACGTCACGGTAAAACCACAAGGTGGCTCGTGGCTTGTGGAGCATGTATTGGTTCCGTATGACTTCGAGAAGGCAGCGAGGAGAGCGGAAGAAAATGGGCGCAGAGACTATGCGCATGCGATCCGAACGGGAAGAGCAGAGCTGTAG
- a CDS encoding DUF4179 domain-containing protein: MNCLTQRQLIAYMEDRLTPVNKRNVESHLDHCTHCQHQLELWIDELHQTEETMWENSLSANMDQKIIQMLSPHPVRVLNPATPSHQPPAWKQRSITIMKRMTLAAAALTIVVSGGMLVSPTFASYVHAAFTNSPIGKADPVAPVSNSFLQKLADKGIAQAAKNGFAQSVEVSATDQGLTFTVHEVVADPLRISIAASLKDKNGKPTDGFLSQMIRRDKKEQVITIKDKQGNVLKPVESSANEDTRRPNEDWHNVMYTDTGTMSLNRELRSYFADISEIPDELIVEFNIKQLDDIKGNWKLSVPVDMKKAKAATKTHEINKTYTTPQGLKLDIKQMTFAPSGMEMVVDRSNTDNQQKEYSYELVNAKGTVVAAWDSDAVTRKASKQSNVIPYLKWDHTRSTENGTRDFHYFQPIDESQSLTFKLGSVYTEETAKLNAKLDTNRLEKKEVITVEDQGDQFTFKKYQKDPNAVVDFEGYDGHHRVNDDGTTTKLEGYDLAFEATLSPDTAAMGPYQYWTITDETGKKYEDIDYLINKTEYKNDRAIFEGTIFLKNLTTLPKQLIITSDKRMVEHKNVQWEAPIYTGK, encoded by the coding sequence TTGAATTGCCTTACGCAAAGACAGCTGATCGCCTACATGGAAGATCGTTTAACGCCAGTGAACAAACGAAATGTCGAAAGTCATCTCGATCATTGCACACACTGCCAACACCAGCTGGAGCTATGGATCGATGAGCTGCACCAAACAGAAGAAACGATGTGGGAAAACTCCCTCTCAGCAAATATGGATCAAAAGATTATTCAGATGCTCTCCCCTCATCCCGTGAGAGTATTGAACCCTGCAACCCCTTCACATCAACCACCTGCGTGGAAACAAAGGAGTATCACGATCATGAAAAGAATGACGCTTGCCGCCGCTGCATTAACCATCGTCGTCTCGGGAGGAATGCTCGTCTCCCCGACCTTTGCCAGTTATGTCCATGCTGCTTTTACGAACAGCCCGATTGGCAAGGCTGATCCTGTAGCACCTGTGAGCAATAGCTTCCTGCAAAAATTAGCGGACAAAGGAATTGCTCAAGCAGCCAAGAATGGATTCGCGCAGTCCGTTGAGGTAAGTGCGACCGACCAAGGCCTCACTTTTACCGTGCATGAAGTGGTCGCTGACCCGCTGCGTATTAGCATAGCAGCTTCTTTAAAAGACAAGAACGGTAAGCCGACGGACGGTTTTTTGAGCCAAATGATCAGAAGAGATAAGAAGGAGCAAGTCATTACAATCAAAGACAAACAAGGGAACGTACTGAAGCCTGTTGAGTCATCTGCAAATGAAGACACTCGCAGACCAAATGAAGATTGGCACAATGTTATGTATACAGATACCGGTACCATGTCCTTGAATCGTGAGCTGCGCAGCTACTTTGCTGATATCAGTGAAATTCCGGACGAGCTGATTGTAGAGTTCAACATTAAACAATTGGACGACATCAAAGGAAACTGGAAGCTGTCCGTACCTGTTGACATGAAAAAGGCAAAGGCCGCGACGAAGACACATGAGATCAACAAAACATACACGACTCCGCAAGGGCTCAAGCTGGACATAAAACAGATGACGTTTGCACCGAGTGGGATGGAAATGGTCGTAGATCGCTCGAATACGGATAACCAGCAAAAAGAATACAGCTACGAGCTAGTCAATGCAAAGGGCACAGTTGTCGCCGCTTGGGATTCCGATGCTGTCACCCGTAAAGCCAGCAAACAAAGCAATGTCATCCCGTATTTGAAATGGGATCATACCCGCTCTACTGAAAATGGAACAAGAGACTTCCACTACTTCCAACCAATCGACGAAAGCCAAAGCCTCACCTTCAAGCTCGGGTCTGTATATACAGAGGAAACAGCTAAGCTTAACGCGAAATTGGACACCAATCGCCTCGAAAAGAAAGAAGTCATTACAGTGGAAGACCAGGGAGATCAGTTTACTTTCAAAAAATATCAAAAGGATCCAAACGCAGTCGTTGATTTTGAAGGCTATGACGGCCATCACCGCGTGAACGACGATGGGACTACCACGAAATTGGAAGGCTACGATCTGGCATTCGAGGCAACTCTCTCTCCAGATACTGCCGCTATGGGTCCCTACCAATACTGGACCATTACAGACGAGACCGGGAAAAAGTATGAAGACATCGACTACTTAATCAATAAGACTGAGTATAAAAACGATCGGGCGATTTTTGAAGGAACGATCTTCTTAAAAAACCTCACAACCCTGCCGAAGCAGTTGATCATTACTTCCGACAAACGAATGGTTGAACACAAAAATGTACAGTGGGAAGCACCGATTTACACCGGAAAATAA
- a CDS encoding pentapeptide repeat-containing protein: MKDDIIKKLDLHKQWIDSIGKTGERLVVDEVDFRSIDVAEYPLDQSRLIASTFDGMNLKDKDLYAAHLYSSTFRSANLENAIFIKSEASYADFSNANLQKTNFVKSSCFETVFVRVDLRKAKLVNALFYQADFRDADLQDADIRDSSFEEVLFRGAQLKGVTGLEEATIISINIGIVEQPEILAGEDARNWLIQQIHTP, encoded by the coding sequence ATGAAGGACGATATCATCAAAAAATTAGATTTGCACAAGCAATGGATTGATTCGATTGGGAAAACGGGTGAGAGATTAGTCGTCGATGAAGTAGATTTTCGCTCCATAGATGTAGCAGAGTACCCTTTGGACCAATCTCGTTTGATCGCCAGTACTTTTGACGGGATGAATTTAAAGGATAAAGATCTTTATGCAGCGCATCTATACTCCTCTACGTTTCGATCAGCGAATTTAGAAAACGCTATCTTCATCAAAAGCGAAGCGTCTTATGCAGACTTTTCAAATGCTAATTTACAAAAGACAAACTTTGTTAAAAGCTCTTGCTTCGAAACGGTGTTTGTGCGCGTCGATTTGCGGAAGGCAAAATTAGTAAATGCTCTCTTTTATCAGGCAGATTTTAGAGATGCCGATTTACAGGATGCAGATATCCGTGATTCTTCATTTGAAGAAGTGTTATTTAGAGGAGCGCAATTAAAAGGAGTAACCGGTTTAGAAGAAGCTACTATCATAAGTATTAATATCGGTATCGTCGAGCAACCAGAAATTCTTGCAGGAGAAGACGCGAGAAATTGGCTCATACAGCAAATCCATACCCCATGA
- a CDS encoding DHA2 family efflux MFS transporter permease subunit: MQQLTEKKKVTIMIAIITAMFFAAINQTIIGVAMPRIISKLGGMDYYSWAITIYLLTSTVASVLVGKLSDIYGRKPFILTGIALFSIGALLSGFSTDIFQLITYRGIQGAGAGIIMSTAFTAMGDLYEPRERAKWGGIMSAVFGVSSVLGPLMGGYIVDHLDWHWVFWIFLPIGVIAFLLITIHFPKVSKQEGESVDYFGSLFLTLTIVPMLLAFSWAGNGPGKHAWGSWQIISLLAATVVSLIVFILVEKKVKTPVLPLGLFKNSIFTVSNLVGFFLNAGMMGAIIYVPFFVQGVKGISPTMAGYVAMPMSIALLATSAIAGQIMTKTGKYKKMALGGLSVMTLGMVLMYFMSPATPIYLLVIYMIILGLGIGIAMPVFSLTVQNAVAPQQLGVATATSQLFRNLGGTIGIAVMGTVMSASMSAKMTQLSGAMGQGNNPAAADPALAEKLSLFTNPQNLLDQPKIEAALASLPPDLQPLFTHMLDMIREAMSYGITTTFLTGAIVAGIAVIIALFLKEIPLRSGKMGQKPEGEAGKA; encoded by the coding sequence TTGCAACAGCTGACAGAGAAAAAGAAAGTGACGATTATGATCGCGATTATTACGGCCATGTTTTTCGCCGCGATCAACCAGACTATTATTGGGGTAGCCATGCCACGTATTATTTCGAAGCTGGGTGGCATGGATTACTATTCGTGGGCGATTACGATTTATTTGCTGACCTCAACTGTCGCTTCTGTGCTGGTTGGAAAGCTCTCCGATATATACGGAAGAAAACCGTTTATTTTGACGGGTATCGCGTTGTTTAGTATCGGAGCCTTGCTGTCCGGGTTTTCTACCGATATTTTTCAACTGATTACGTATCGTGGCATTCAAGGGGCGGGTGCCGGGATCATCATGTCCACTGCTTTTACCGCCATGGGTGATCTGTACGAACCTCGCGAGCGCGCAAAATGGGGCGGAATCATGAGTGCTGTCTTCGGCGTATCCAGTGTGCTTGGTCCCCTGATGGGCGGCTATATCGTCGACCATCTCGACTGGCACTGGGTGTTCTGGATCTTCTTACCGATTGGCGTGATTGCCTTCCTGTTGATCACGATTCATTTCCCAAAAGTATCGAAGCAAGAAGGAGAGTCTGTGGACTACTTCGGCTCGCTGTTCCTGACGCTCACCATCGTGCCGATGCTGCTGGCCTTCTCTTGGGCTGGAAATGGTCCAGGCAAACACGCTTGGGGTTCGTGGCAAATCATCAGCTTGCTTGCCGCAACAGTCGTTTCGTTGATCGTATTTATTTTGGTTGAAAAGAAGGTAAAAACTCCCGTGCTTCCGCTGGGGTTGTTTAAAAACAGTATTTTCACGGTCTCCAATCTGGTCGGATTCTTCCTCAATGCCGGGATGATGGGCGCGATTATCTATGTGCCATTCTTTGTCCAAGGGGTCAAAGGCATCTCTCCGACGATGGCCGGTTATGTGGCGATGCCGATGTCGATTGCCCTGCTCGCGACCTCCGCAATCGCCGGACAAATCATGACCAAGACGGGAAAATATAAAAAGATGGCGCTGGGTGGACTTTCCGTCATGACTTTGGGTATGGTGCTGATGTATTTCATGTCCCCAGCTACACCGATTTACCTGCTCGTGATCTACATGATCATTCTCGGTTTGGGGATTGGGATTGCGATGCCAGTCTTCTCCTTGACCGTGCAAAATGCAGTCGCACCGCAGCAATTGGGCGTTGCTACAGCAACGTCGCAGCTTTTCCGCAACCTCGGTGGGACCATTGGAATTGCTGTCATGGGAACCGTCATGAGTGCCAGCATGTCTGCGAAAATGACGCAACTGTCAGGAGCCATGGGCCAAGGGAACAATCCCGCAGCAGCCGATCCTGCCCTGGCAGAGAAGCTGTCGCTCTTTACGAATCCGCAAAATTTGTTGGATCAGCCGAAAATTGAAGCCGCGCTGGCTAGTTTGCCACCGGATTTACAGCCACTATTTACTCACATGCTGGATATGATCCGGGAAGCGATGAGCTATGGAATTACGACTACATTTTTGACTGGGGCGATTGTAGCAGGTATCGCAGTCATCATCGCGCTGTTCCTGAAGGAAATTCCACTGCGTAGTGGGAAGATGGGACAGAAGCCGGAGGGCGAAGCAGGAAAGGCTTAA
- a CDS encoding SMI1/KNR4 family protein, with translation MKDTAPKSAFIIKVEEMLDQYHSLYDGNCPYVLNEQLTWEQIEQFESSAHIVLPQDYKDFLLHIGNGGTRAKQFPLSLSHAKRCLEESLRKTVGLEYMSLPFSLDKCNSCFDEDLDETQDDTITDDGYDQMITEALHGTITLHNDGCGYFIVMIVSGELAGKLYYIDTCNGQGARFVSDSFAEYYLEWLNQQMTQRLAYLEHNDRFACVITDVKLGGNVRDLHVRKLNNDFLFQFEYFCPGDFMLEGGYSEHTKVNDHLVVSLYMEHISYSVLEVTQVDKRTEPSITHVGKRSLHEVIGRVNRLFTHDIGGNHFPLYVEGLEQEILIKGVKDIAVSVGEVYKIRGRLSGEVYRITR, from the coding sequence ATGAAAGATACCGCCCCCAAAAGCGCGTTTATTATAAAGGTCGAAGAAATGCTGGATCAATACCACAGCCTCTATGACGGAAATTGTCCGTATGTTTTGAATGAACAATTGACATGGGAACAAATCGAACAGTTCGAATCATCGGCTCACATAGTATTACCGCAAGACTACAAAGATTTCCTGCTCCATATCGGAAATGGTGGGACACGTGCCAAACAGTTCCCCTTATCCTTGTCACATGCAAAGAGATGTTTGGAAGAAAGCTTACGAAAAACGGTTGGCTTAGAATATATGAGTCTCCCCTTTTCCTTGGACAAATGCAACAGTTGCTTTGACGAAGATTTAGACGAAACGCAAGACGATACGATTACGGACGATGGATATGATCAGATGATTACGGAGGCACTTCACGGCACCATCACCCTACATAACGATGGTTGCGGGTATTTTATTGTCATGATTGTATCAGGTGAGCTTGCCGGAAAGCTGTACTACATCGATACTTGTAATGGACAGGGTGCACGTTTCGTCAGTGATTCGTTTGCGGAGTATTATCTAGAATGGCTCAATCAGCAGATGACGCAGAGATTAGCCTACTTGGAACACAACGACAGATTTGCATGCGTCATTACCGATGTGAAGCTGGGCGGAAATGTTAGGGATTTGCACGTACGTAAGCTGAACAATGACTTTTTGTTTCAGTTTGAATATTTTTGCCCGGGCGATTTCATGCTGGAGGGGGGATATTCAGAGCATACCAAGGTTAACGATCACCTTGTTGTCTCCTTGTACATGGAACATATATCATACAGTGTTTTGGAAGTAACCCAAGTGGATAAACGTACAGAACCATCCATTACACATGTTGGAAAGCGCTCCTTGCACGAGGTCATCGGGCGTGTAAACAGACTATTTACACACGATATTGGTGGAAATCACTTCCCGCTGTACGTGGAAGGACTGGAGCAAGAAATTTTGATTAAAGGTGTGAAGGATATAGCCGTTTCCGTCGGCGAGGTTTATAAAATTCGAGGACGGTTGAGTGGCGAGGTTTATCGGATTACACGGTAA
- a CDS encoding TetR/AcrR family transcriptional regulator — MAPKVSDEYKSKKKIELLQAAKRVFLTKGYTRATMQDIMDEAGVSRGALYAYFDNLEHLYLELLQFEDQQDAQFFAPVAGETSWQQITKWVNKQQGEIEKIEETLSQANSEFFLSLKDQQKRQSYPYITTRYEKMVDVLTAFFVHGTATGEFTPQLSPEAIARYLISVIDGLMLDTAHLGAEKTKVSVQMEALLFSLRAMLGPTQ; from the coding sequence ATGGCCCCAAAAGTAAGCGACGAATACAAAAGCAAAAAGAAAATCGAACTACTGCAAGCGGCAAAACGTGTGTTCCTCACAAAAGGCTATACTCGGGCCACTATGCAAGACATCATGGACGAGGCTGGTGTATCGCGGGGAGCCTTGTATGCCTACTTTGATAACCTGGAGCACTTATATTTGGAGCTGCTGCAATTCGAGGATCAACAGGATGCACAGTTTTTCGCTCCTGTTGCCGGCGAAACGTCTTGGCAGCAAATCACCAAATGGGTTAACAAACAGCAGGGCGAGATCGAGAAAATCGAAGAGACACTGTCCCAAGCCAACTCAGAATTTTTCCTATCACTGAAAGATCAGCAAAAGCGGCAGAGCTATCCATACATCACGACTCGCTATGAAAAAATGGTGGATGTGTTGACAGCTTTCTTCGTGCATGGGACAGCGACAGGTGAGTTTACGCCACAGCTTTCACCGGAGGCAATCGCTCGCTATCTCATTTCGGTTATCGATGGACTGATGCTGGATACCGCGCATTTGGGCGCAGAGAAAACAAAGGTGTCGGTGCAGATGGAAGCACTGTTGTTTTCGTTGAGAGCGATGCTGGGACCGACTCAATAA